Proteins from a single region of Paenibacillus sp. BIHB 4019:
- a CDS encoding PKD domain-containing protein: MQELIFHKVLEAKKGNDGYGYISIAVPMDKANTNWSYNDCNGCTGNAIGMKYLISASTDWSGQTYYYEGEVRVTYEKLPPVDQPYLDCTCKADPSTVAFADKDVAVNSTITATIKQRGSLKIKNWKVFGRLKDGTQYQTQTIAQVLDTISYKFAFTIPKAQLSGRDSFTETFVMRAIVTFTDGTTAEQAIECTTTVTKPGVSTPIATASNGGSEPTPAPRPILEVNANWSPTSIFTGDRATLSATARGYTDYSWELTENLDKFNFDQKAFSHPAVTFNEPGVYKATLNVSNDYESLSDTALLYVNDPKPVAIISGVTRWIQGRSFPQPHHLNNSFSPLSERGVTIDFSKSEIRFKKNDSGGPYTVGVWPAKAPDQLGAYTLEGKVHDSQGRESEWTSYPLEIVPDQPPVVALLAAEQGVRHNENTIYMDASSPDGDKLERLLLEERYDADNDGDFNEEPWHTLYNGAYKEAHSVKYTTVGKRQYRATVTEDYGLSAQSAIVATDIINRAPSVDFTAIGLTQQPDQGESSGPPITSYSPESILRSWVNKTPYEGGATNKASWKPNGVNLTTRNALWADFNGSYNLAKKMKPLPAWEGSIGQIYAGYKTTVMTEAGYYYAYSYKPPESKNWVFSIRDVWTGQIEHTYVHPGNTFKGAFYQYHPTQMKQAYFLEEGTVNVSGDTLRVYNIETGQLIEEYPNIAPPATGGTAGSSYWDDPSNKVIGTAFSPDRQFLYVAYRENNGGRTFEIRQKLYVAKYSIAQKTLYWTKLVHAGIDAWNIYQIGSVDVDANGNLLVAANMRRGTEDNWTALFYVVNPNGQLIANHVTGKGMLSAITMSADRMKSYATSMRFEFGNYGYSQVSGVLSYGTATNSFTRPEKNSGTIDVLKFPYELAKTAVNKSGVMATPYGFLIMPDGSITRNDDRNPYRMLDHFIVANDKSPSPSDPIMTQILWPKTGLIGPFSQPSDEFWAMASGVKLFNKITYQTAGGQQIWASSAFQKLQHWAGVLGINQTPSLGAETYESKAYFVTETMKYSDGNGYDGVAFNASSNVLPNGSVLGIGTDVIYTGPYSGSLTSKKVVIPFTGESTGDLPRLLNDATVEVDSEAWGGLLYDPNSIMRNQVLEFELSINHLSNDRPIGAAIQIQDEKNMYAVEWTSSSLTLYKVMSGNKTVLAQAAMPRSAGIPYAFRLESLAGVHRVSINGVNKLEATDATYKKGSAGLMSLGQQQASFSQVKRTNYGDSIPEETYEAVLIGEQILYNKLFNDPETDAKLAEKWSYTHNPNYFANTLGLSQYNGKAFDTALNSLEKPGLYAITYSAQDNPGLADYRLFSEPVTKSLYVHRRPIAQPDIWFTGTVYAGGEALDYLTHDTSYDPDVPGYLADRLFRTRWADESTWTTGKRLLYSRPGIELIVQEQVKDMHGAWSFWAETRVYKEELPAINQSKPEMVITYPAGSSSAPTVVLDEPNLKWIYRDKENDPQEQFYLKLTYVDNGETALEVEYPGSDASFQLEAGTIDIGRKVKVQGRVFSRGAWSDDSNVVYFIIDSPPTTYLLSYNGATASEPIYTNNNRPNLRVFTVDPENDPITAIDYEVFFHAVDRRVLDTNMASAAASHIPAFNLQEGLHYWKARAYDSYVWGPYSSNGYFFVDTVQPDDVEEQLEIKPTSVTVNFNAFSDAAPSSGHAARVFYMQKVHTDGSVTTIDLNGDGLAEYSMAMQMEARSHQVTGLIPGQTYRLTVIDTDVAGNPGKYAYIYFVTNRPPTVDADWSPKPIFEGDIVTFEANAADPDKDTLSLKMELQSPSGKKYAYDYTVSYPYAKTGPKLKMEQTGTWQLSVTVDDGLAEPVTISQAVQVQPLKVAGMVNHTDDWNSIRKSYNKKQSGDEEAPRASSVFWAGEKFILVANATETGTDTKPERVEVAMNSFKTKLEVKNTAGTLWAGELWDASFEKLNKGTLSFTFTAYYNNGTVKEDVVQVKIDGTVNDVLGVHRVR; this comes from the coding sequence ATGCAGGAACTTATTTTCCATAAAGTTCTCGAAGCCAAAAAAGGCAATGATGGATACGGGTACATTTCTATTGCGGTTCCAATGGATAAGGCTAATACGAATTGGTCATACAACGATTGCAACGGATGTACTGGCAATGCAATCGGAATGAAATACCTTATTTCAGCATCAACTGACTGGTCAGGCCAAACATACTACTACGAAGGTGAAGTTAGAGTCACATACGAAAAACTACCTCCAGTAGACCAGCCCTATCTCGACTGCACCTGCAAAGCTGATCCATCAACTGTTGCCTTTGCAGACAAAGACGTTGCTGTAAACTCGACAATTACTGCAACGATAAAACAGCGAGGTTCGCTCAAAATAAAAAACTGGAAAGTATTTGGCCGCCTTAAAGACGGAACCCAATATCAGACGCAGACCATAGCTCAGGTATTAGATACGATCAGCTATAAATTTGCATTCACAATACCGAAGGCACAGTTGAGTGGCCGAGACAGCTTCACCGAAACATTCGTCATGCGCGCCATAGTCACTTTCACGGACGGAACGACAGCGGAGCAGGCTATTGAATGCACGACCACCGTTACGAAGCCGGGAGTATCTACCCCAATCGCTACAGCTTCTAATGGAGGATCTGAGCCAACGCCTGCGCCAAGACCAATACTCGAAGTGAATGCAAACTGGAGTCCAACCTCCATTTTCACCGGTGATCGGGCGACTTTATCGGCGACAGCCCGAGGATATACCGATTATTCGTGGGAATTAACTGAAAATTTAGACAAATTTAATTTTGATCAAAAAGCTTTCTCTCATCCCGCGGTGACCTTTAATGAACCGGGCGTTTATAAGGCTACGCTGAATGTATCTAACGACTATGAAAGCCTATCAGATACGGCGTTGCTTTATGTCAATGATCCGAAACCAGTCGCCATCATTTCTGGTGTGACGCGCTGGATTCAGGGGAGGTCCTTCCCACAGCCTCATCATCTGAATAACTCGTTTTCACCACTGTCGGAGCGGGGTGTGACCATTGATTTCAGCAAGTCGGAAATTCGCTTTAAGAAAAATGATAGTGGTGGTCCTTATACGGTCGGTGTATGGCCTGCTAAAGCACCGGATCAGCTAGGAGCCTACACTCTTGAAGGCAAGGTCCATGATTCTCAAGGGAGAGAAAGCGAATGGACGTCTTATCCATTGGAGATTGTCCCTGATCAGCCGCCTGTAGTGGCGCTTTTAGCTGCCGAGCAAGGCGTGCGCCATAACGAAAACACGATTTATATGGATGCAAGCAGCCCAGATGGCGACAAGCTGGAGCGCCTTTTGCTTGAAGAGCGTTACGATGCTGACAATGATGGCGATTTTAATGAGGAACCATGGCACACGTTGTATAACGGGGCTTACAAGGAGGCGCATAGCGTAAAATATACGACAGTTGGCAAGCGGCAGTACCGGGCAACGGTTACGGAGGATTATGGCTTGTCGGCACAGTCTGCTATTGTGGCAACGGACATTATTAATCGCGCGCCAAGTGTAGATTTTACTGCAATCGGCCTGACGCAGCAGCCGGACCAGGGGGAAAGCAGCGGTCCGCCAATTACCTCATATTCTCCGGAATCGATTTTGCGATCATGGGTTAATAAGACGCCATATGAAGGAGGGGCGACAAATAAGGCAAGCTGGAAACCAAATGGAGTTAATCTGACGACCCGCAATGCGCTATGGGCAGATTTTAATGGAAGCTATAATTTGGCGAAAAAGATGAAGCCGCTGCCGGCATGGGAAGGCAGTATCGGTCAAATTTATGCTGGCTACAAAACGACAGTGATGACCGAGGCTGGGTATTATTATGCTTATAGCTACAAACCGCCAGAGTCTAAAAACTGGGTGTTTTCAATTCGTGATGTATGGACAGGCCAGATTGAACATACTTATGTGCATCCTGGGAACACATTCAAAGGGGCATTTTATCAATATCATCCAACCCAAATGAAGCAGGCCTATTTTCTAGAAGAAGGGACCGTAAATGTTTCTGGGGACACGTTGCGTGTATATAACATAGAGACTGGACAGCTGATAGAGGAGTATCCTAACATTGCGCCCCCAGCGACTGGAGGTACAGCGGGCAGCAGCTATTGGGACGATCCGAGCAATAAGGTCATCGGCACTGCTTTTTCGCCAGATCGGCAGTTTCTATATGTCGCTTACCGGGAAAACAACGGAGGACGGACGTTCGAAATTCGGCAAAAGCTTTATGTAGCTAAATATTCTATCGCCCAAAAAACGCTGTATTGGACAAAGCTTGTGCATGCAGGAATAGATGCATGGAACATTTATCAGATCGGCAGTGTAGATGTCGATGCAAATGGCAATTTGTTAGTGGCTGCAAACATGCGCAGAGGTACGGAAGATAATTGGACGGCGTTATTTTATGTCGTAAACCCTAATGGTCAGTTAATAGCTAATCATGTTACTGGCAAGGGCATGCTTTCTGCTATCACGATGTCGGCTGACCGTATGAAAAGCTATGCGACCTCCATGCGTTTTGAGTTTGGAAATTACGGATATTCTCAGGTGAGCGGTGTTCTGTCTTACGGTACAGCAACGAATAGCTTTACGAGGCCGGAGAAAAACAGCGGCACGATTGATGTATTGAAATTCCCTTACGAGCTCGCAAAAACAGCAGTTAATAAGTCTGGCGTTATGGCGACGCCGTATGGGTTTTTAATCATGCCGGACGGTTCCATAACGAGAAACGATGATAGAAATCCATACCGAATGCTGGACCATTTTATAGTTGCAAATGATAAAAGCCCGTCGCCAAGCGATCCGATTATGACGCAAATATTATGGCCTAAAACAGGCTTAATCGGCCCTTTTTCACAGCCTTCGGATGAGTTTTGGGCAATGGCATCCGGTGTGAAGCTATTTAATAAAATCACTTATCAGACAGCGGGCGGCCAGCAAATTTGGGCAAGCTCGGCATTTCAAAAATTACAGCATTGGGCAGGTGTATTGGGGATTAATCAAACGCCGTCTTTAGGTGCGGAAACTTATGAGAGCAAAGCCTATTTTGTGACGGAAACGATGAAATATTCAGATGGAAATGGCTATGATGGAGTTGCTTTTAACGCTTCATCCAATGTCCTTCCGAATGGTTCGGTTTTAGGCATCGGAACAGATGTTATCTATACGGGACCCTATTCAGGCTCACTCACGAGCAAAAAAGTAGTGATTCCTTTCACAGGTGAATCAACGGGAGATTTGCCTCGTCTGCTGAACGATGCTACGGTCGAGGTCGATAGCGAGGCATGGGGCGGACTGCTTTACGATCCGAATAGCATAATGAGAAATCAGGTGCTTGAATTTGAGCTATCCATCAATCATTTATCGAATGATAGACCAATAGGGGCAGCCATTCAAATTCAAGATGAAAAAAATATGTATGCAGTGGAGTGGACGAGCAGCTCCCTTACTCTTTACAAAGTGATGAGCGGCAACAAGACTGTTCTGGCTCAGGCAGCCATGCCGCGGAGTGCGGGTATCCCTTATGCTTTCAGACTAGAATCGCTGGCAGGTGTACACCGAGTTTCTATTAATGGGGTTAACAAGCTTGAAGCAACGGACGCCACTTACAAAAAAGGCTCAGCAGGCTTAATGTCGCTTGGTCAGCAGCAGGCCTCGTTTAGCCAAGTGAAGCGCACCAATTATGGCGATTCTATTCCAGAGGAAACCTATGAAGCCGTGCTTATAGGAGAACAGATTTTATACAATAAGCTGTTTAATGATCCTGAGACGGATGCGAAATTAGCGGAAAAATGGAGCTACACGCACAATCCAAATTATTTTGCCAATACGCTTGGCCTTAGCCAATATAATGGGAAAGCTTTCGACACGGCGCTAAATTCGCTCGAAAAGCCCGGACTGTATGCTATAACTTATTCGGCACAGGATAATCCCGGTCTGGCTGATTACCGTTTGTTTTCGGAGCCGGTTACAAAATCGCTTTATGTCCACCGCAGGCCGATTGCGCAGCCGGATATTTGGTTTACGGGCACCGTTTACGCTGGAGGGGAAGCGCTGGATTATTTGACGCACGATACATCGTATGACCCGGATGTTCCCGGTTATTTGGCGGATCGTTTGTTTCGGACACGCTGGGCGGACGAAAGCACGTGGACAACTGGGAAAAGATTGCTTTATAGCCGTCCCGGCATCGAGCTGATCGTTCAGGAGCAGGTGAAGGACATGCATGGGGCATGGAGTTTCTGGGCGGAGACGAGAGTTTATAAGGAGGAGCTGCCTGCAATCAATCAGTCCAAGCCGGAAATGGTCATTACCTATCCTGCTGGTTCATCTTCCGCGCCAACAGTTGTCCTTGACGAGCCTAATCTAAAGTGGATATACCGGGATAAAGAAAATGATCCGCAGGAACAGTTTTATTTGAAACTAACATATGTGGATAATGGCGAAACGGCGCTGGAGGTAGAATATCCGGGCAGTGATGCCAGCTTCCAGCTTGAAGCAGGCACGATAGATATTGGACGCAAGGTGAAGGTACAGGGGCGTGTATTCAGTCGTGGAGCATGGTCGGATGATAGCAATGTCGTATATTTTATCATTGATTCGCCGCCAACAACCTACTTGCTTAGCTATAACGGGGCAACAGCCTCGGAGCCGATCTATACGAATAACAATCGTCCGAATTTGCGTGTATTTACAGTTGATCCTGAAAATGACCCTATCACAGCAATCGATTATGAAGTGTTTTTCCATGCTGTGGATCGCAGGGTGCTGGACACTAATATGGCGAGTGCTGCAGCCAGTCATATACCAGCATTCAATTTGCAGGAAGGCCTGCATTATTGGAAAGCGAGAGCCTATGACAGTTATGTATGGGGGCCTTACAGCAGCAACGGCTATTTCTTTGTGGATACCGTACAGCCGGATGATGTGGAGGAGCAGCTTGAAATTAAACCGACCTCGGTAACGGTTAATTTTAATGCTTTTAGCGATGCGGCCCCATCCTCAGGCCATGCAGCTCGAGTCTTTTATATGCAAAAGGTTCATACAGATGGCAGTGTGACGACGATTGATTTGAATGGCGATGGTTTGGCCGAATATAGTATGGCTATGCAGATGGAGGCACGTTCTCATCAAGTAACAGGATTAATTCCCGGACAAACGTATCGATTGACGGTCATAGATACGGATGTAGCGGGCAATCCAGGGAAATATGCGTATATTTATTTTGTGACCAATCGCCCGCCAACGGTTGATGCAGATTGGTCTCCGAAACCGATTTTTGAAGGAGATATCGTAACGTTCGAGGCGAATGCAGCTGATCCGGACAAAGATACGCTCTCTCTAAAGATGGAGCTTCAGTCGCCTTCCGGGAAAAAATATGCGTACGATTATACCGTTTCCTATCCTTACGCCAAGACGGGGCCGAAGCTCAAAATGGAGCAGACTGGCACATGGCAGCTAAGCGTCACTGTAGATGATGGTTTAGCTGAACCAGTAACGATCTCCCAAGCCGTTCAAGTGCAGCCGCTGAAAGTAGCGGGAATGGTCAATCATACGGACGATTGGAACAGCATTCGCAAATCCTATAACAAAAAACAGAGCGGGGATGAAGAAGCTCCGCGTGCATCCAGCGTATTTTGGGCAGGAGAAAAATTCATTTTAGTAGCGAATGCGACAGAAACGGGAACGGATACGAAGCCGGAGCGCGTAGAGGTTGCCATGAACAGCTTTAAAACGAAGCTGGAGGTGAAAAATACGGCGGGTACATTATGGGCTGGCGAGCTATGGGATGCTTCCTTTGAAAAGCTTAACAAAGGAACATTAAGCTTCACATTTACAGCTTATTATAATAATGGAACGGTGAAGGAGGATGTCGTACAGGTGAAGATAGACGGTACGGTTAATGATGTTCTGGGCGTTCACCGCGTGCGATAG
- a CDS encoding S-layer homology domain-containing protein has translation MGKMGLQRWKGSIVWLVLVAVAVTVTLSLTSVDSKVAEAAAPVFKDISGHWAKESIEAAVKAGILNGYPDQTFKPQNPITRAELLKVIALTTKVEVAAAPAGKPWYAGYQKALTDAKIYAAGDFTGDLSMAVTRVEMAKLAVRGANAEYRGAKLTADELMFRAVNAGLLSRTGAKAETIDPDGTTTRAQAAVIVTRLLKLAGGGKLSVDQGASSAAEIKWHDHNVITMLGQDDLVKLPFTKEMRSGFEVSIQQLVIMDPLDKNGYYSEYLEGAIYHINGNIIDPEKNNGLVFGFKVKGENLVIDKNRSESASTSFYVHTSGDIGATRINDKFYYYDRKTIDRGGIFKNKMELYFGTKNNKEYNWVLPFISKSIIQSQVKKYGGFPIHLRTYSGQKDYYMTGVRGI, from the coding sequence ATGGGGAAAATGGGATTGCAGCGGTGGAAGGGCTCTATTGTATGGCTAGTGTTGGTGGCGGTAGCGGTTACGGTTACGTTGTCTTTAACGTCGGTAGATTCTAAAGTTGCTGAGGCGGCCGCACCTGTATTTAAAGATATTTCAGGGCACTGGGCGAAGGAATCGATTGAAGCAGCGGTGAAGGCGGGTATTTTGAACGGGTACCCGGATCAAACGTTTAAGCCGCAAAACCCGATTACGCGTGCAGAGCTGCTCAAGGTCATTGCGCTGACGACGAAGGTGGAGGTCGCAGCTGCTCCTGCTGGAAAGCCGTGGTATGCAGGCTATCAGAAGGCGCTGACTGATGCGAAAATCTATGCCGCTGGCGATTTTACGGGCGATCTGAGCATGGCGGTAACACGCGTGGAAATGGCTAAGCTCGCCGTACGCGGAGCAAATGCTGAGTATCGAGGTGCGAAGCTTACGGCGGATGAGTTGATGTTCCGTGCTGTAAATGCAGGCTTGCTGTCGCGCACAGGAGCCAAGGCGGAAACGATTGATCCCGATGGGACGACTACTCGGGCACAAGCAGCGGTTATCGTCACTCGCCTGCTGAAGCTTGCGGGTGGCGGGAAGCTGTCGGTGGATCAGGGGGCATCTAGTGCCGCTGAGATTAAATGGCATGATCATAATGTGATCACTATGCTAGGCCAAGATGATTTGGTGAAGCTACCGTTTACGAAGGAAATGCGGTCAGGTTTCGAAGTATCGATTCAGCAACTAGTAATTATGGACCCACTCGATAAAAACGGCTATTACTCAGAGTACTTAGAGGGAGCTATTTATCATATTAATGGCAACATTATTGATCCCGAAAAAAATAATGGATTAGTTTTTGGTTTTAAAGTTAAAGGGGAGAATCTTGTTATTGACAAAAATCGTAGCGAAAGTGCAAGTACAAGTTTTTATGTTCATACAAGTGGTGATATTGGCGCTACAAGAATAAATGATAAGTTTTATTATTATGATAGGAAAACCATTGATCGCGGCGGAATTTTCAAAAATAAAATGGAACTCTATTTTGGTACTAAGAATAATAAAGAATACAATTGGGTATTACCTTTTATTTCTAAATCGATAATCCAATCACAAGTGAAAAAGTATGGAGGTTTTCCAATTCACTTAAGAACATATAGCGGACAGAAAGATTATTACATGACAGGAGTTAGAGGCATATGA
- a CDS encoding S-layer homology domain-containing protein → MKKNQFMLTVVVALAFNPVLHDQAAEAKQQLNDMDGHWARIPVEQAVQSGYVSGYADGTFQPNKPITRAELLAALVKAQQLKVSNMDTPFLDDTGWFRPYLAAGLKLSLLKMTEYNSSKFKPNQAITRGEAARLFVRAAGKDKAGSTKGYVYMTKQLGLMKGNAAGRIGMDRKMTRAEAIVVIHRLLNWQSAQIRAAGGLMEQPAYASTGELKQLVLSLESFSGDVMVSGHTVLLNPEGSGKPADYKLVLEYDSRKKATTIWLYEKPSLHKQLLMELLARYVGESADTAYQDAVKLDAGKALEARLLKTYNGKKIIMDKSGAGRSLAIIIYAN, encoded by the coding sequence ATGAAGAAAAATCAATTTATGTTAACGGTTGTTGTTGCGCTTGCCTTTAATCCGGTTTTGCATGACCAGGCAGCAGAGGCGAAGCAGCAGCTAAACGATATGGACGGCCATTGGGCCCGTATTCCCGTGGAGCAGGCGGTACAGTCCGGTTATGTGAGTGGTTATGCGGATGGTACCTTTCAACCGAATAAGCCGATAACTCGAGCAGAGCTGCTTGCCGCACTCGTAAAAGCACAGCAGCTTAAGGTCTCCAATATGGACACGCCTTTTCTGGATGATACCGGATGGTTCCGCCCTTATTTGGCTGCTGGGTTGAAGCTCAGTCTATTGAAGATGACGGAATATAATTCTAGCAAGTTCAAGCCGAATCAAGCGATCACGCGCGGAGAAGCGGCGAGGCTTTTCGTTCGGGCGGCGGGCAAGGACAAGGCGGGGAGCACGAAAGGCTATGTCTATATGACCAAGCAGCTTGGCCTAATGAAGGGGAATGCTGCTGGGAGGATCGGAATGGACCGCAAGATGACGCGTGCGGAAGCGATTGTGGTCATTCATCGGCTGCTGAATTGGCAGTCAGCGCAGATTCGGGCTGCTGGTGGCCTGATGGAGCAGCCAGCTTATGCATCTACGGGGGAGCTGAAGCAGTTGGTTTTGTCACTCGAAAGCTTTTCGGGCGATGTGATGGTTAGTGGGCACACGGTGCTGCTTAATCCTGAAGGCAGCGGAAAACCTGCCGATTATAAATTAGTGTTGGAGTATGACAGCAGGAAAAAAGCAACGACGATATGGCTATACGAGAAGCCCTCTTTACATAAGCAGTTGTTAATGGAACTCTTGGCCCGTTATGTGGGCGAGTCTGCGGATACGGCTTACCAGGATGCGGTCAAGCTGGACGCTGGCAAAGCGTTAGAGGCTAGACTGCTGAAAACCTACAACGGGAAGAAAATCATAATGGACAAAAGTGGGGCAGGCAGGTCTTTGGCTATTATTATTTATGCAAACTAA
- a CDS encoding sensor histidine kinase, which yields MKWFKRYKLQPTLVIVSSLVILLLLAVQAVIVYYSTSQLMSAKISDASLSQLEQTNESLTQQMQSIRSLALSIVINQNVIRILEDGRWGADIYQQIRSNESITDLLSNTAYSRSDISEIIIITDRMSIYNYSNPNGIYEQERMKDKPYWDYMSSRTEGFLPPRANDVRIDGAGAHIITYFHKIFSSDGKALGYVNINLQFDHFSSALTNLPQQNQTYIVDDQSGIHGVNLQKSTDDQDDTIAQIEQQGGLQGAASAASGQGYTVIDIGGQKYLSMFTRPNEFGWRIAQLKPYAEVVAGIPQIMNRVMIASILCLSLGIVILVFFSRSITNPLKRLIQQMNKVGKGNFDITLDTDYMNEIGELNQRFMIMSSKIKDLMHSIEEEQRQLRESELKALQSQINPHFLYNTLDAINWMAIKIRADDISRMTSALGDFFRLSLNKGRSQTTIKLELEHLRAYIHLMSFRYSYRFTYDEEVDEELLSAETVKIILQPLVENSLVHGFAATKGAGALNLRVWREGEDIVFVLTDDGIGVNVEQMNASLKNAVVQDAEQTGGYGVVNVNQRIKMHDGSAYGLTYLHTKRGTAVEVRIRAARSYNYTASGEVIQHVEHADR from the coding sequence ATGAAGTGGTTCAAGCGCTATAAGCTGCAGCCAACGCTCGTTATCGTAAGCAGCTTGGTTATTTTGCTGCTGCTTGCGGTGCAGGCAGTCATCGTTTACTACTCTACTTCGCAGCTAATGTCCGCTAAAATTAGCGACGCCTCGCTTTCACAGCTGGAGCAGACTAATGAGAGCCTGACACAGCAAATGCAGTCGATTCGCTCGCTAGCACTGTCTATTGTCATTAATCAAAATGTCATTCGCATTTTGGAGGACGGGCGCTGGGGCGCCGACATTTACCAGCAAATCCGCAGCAATGAGTCGATTACTGACCTGCTGTCCAACACGGCTTACTCCCGCTCCGATATTAGCGAAATTATTATCATTACCGACCGCATGAGCATCTACAATTATTCCAATCCTAACGGCATTTACGAGCAGGAACGTATGAAAGACAAGCCTTACTGGGATTATATGAGCAGCCGTACGGAAGGTTTTTTGCCGCCACGCGCCAACGATGTTCGAATTGACGGGGCTGGAGCCCATATTATTACGTATTTTCATAAAATATTTTCCTCTGACGGCAAGGCGCTTGGCTATGTCAACATTAATTTGCAATTCGATCATTTCAGCAGTGCGCTGACGAATTTGCCGCAGCAAAATCAAACCTATATCGTTGATGATCAAAGCGGCATTCATGGCGTAAATCTTCAAAAAAGCACGGACGACCAGGACGATACAATAGCACAAATCGAGCAGCAGGGCGGCTTACAGGGCGCTGCCTCCGCAGCTTCCGGGCAGGGTTATACGGTCATCGACATCGGCGGGCAAAAATATTTAAGCATGTTCACCCGGCCCAATGAATTCGGCTGGCGCATCGCCCAGCTCAAGCCTTACGCCGAAGTCGTTGCAGGCATTCCGCAAATTATGAATCGGGTCATGATTGCCAGCATTTTGTGCCTGTCACTGGGCATTGTCATTCTCGTCTTCTTCTCCCGCAGCATTACGAATCCGCTCAAAAGGCTGATTCAACAGATGAACAAAGTCGGCAAAGGCAACTTCGACATTACGCTTGATACCGATTACATGAATGAAATTGGAGAACTGAACCAGCGCTTTATGATTATGTCCTCAAAAATTAAAGACCTCATGCACAGCATTGAGGAGGAGCAGCGGCAGCTGCGAGAAAGCGAGTTAAAGGCGCTGCAATCGCAAATTAATCCGCATTTTCTTTACAATACGCTGGATGCCATCAACTGGATGGCAATCAAAATAAGGGCCGACGATATTAGCCGCATGACTTCCGCTCTTGGCGACTTTTTCCGGCTCAGCCTGAATAAAGGACGCAGCCAAACAACGATCAAGCTGGAGTTGGAGCATCTGCGAGCCTATATCCATCTGATGAGCTTCCGTTATAGCTATAGGTTCACCTACGACGAAGAGGTCGATGAAGAGCTGTTAAGCGCCGAGACGGTTAAAATTATTTTGCAGCCGCTTGTCGAGAACAGCCTCGTCCATGGCTTCGCCGCAACAAAGGGTGCAGGAGCGCTAAACCTACGTGTTTGGCGGGAAGGCGAGGATATTGTATTCGTATTGACTGATGACGGCATTGGCGTAAATGTGGAGCAGATGAATGCTAGTTTAAAAAATGCAGTCGTCCAAGACGCTGAACAGACAGGCGGTTATGGCGTCGTCAACGTCAATCAGCGCATCAAAATGCACGATGGCAGCGCCTACGGCCTTACCTATCTCCACACAAAACGGGGAACCGCCGTTGAAGTCCGCATCAGAGCAGCAAGGTCTTACAATTACACCGCTTCCGGGGAGGTTATTCAACATGTTGAACATGCTGATCGTTGA